The following nucleotide sequence is from Calditrichota bacterium.
TCGGCCTCACACAGGCGACGTAAGAAGCGGGTGCCTTCTTGGCAGTGCACAGTGAGCTCCGCCGGCTGTCCTCCCCGATCGGACACCAGGTGCATGCTGTCCCCTTCGCGCAGGAACACCGTGCAGCGGTTCACCACCAGCTCGCCCATGACCGCATAACTGAGCAAGGCGACGATCTTATCTCTGTCCAAGGTCGCGCTCAGCTCCTTGCCGATGTCGAAGAGGGTATTAAGCTCCTGGATCTTCTTGTCTAACTCGCGGTTCACCTGGCGCAATTCTTCTACGATGAGGCCATTCTCCACGGCCGTGGCCGCGATGTTGGAGAGCGAGCCGAGGAACTCTAACTCGGCAGCCGTATAGGGGGTGTTGGTGATTTTCGGACCGAAACAGATCATGCCTGTGGTGCGCGTGCTGCTCACCAAGGGCACCAAGAGCTGGATACCTACCTGGCGGAAGAAGCCAGCGGCACTGAACTTTCCTGCATCGCTCTCATCGACCAGTATCGGCCCTGTCGGCGGCACTTCGGTCTCGAGGACCTTGCCGACCAGTTCGCGGGGCATCCCTTTGACAGTCTCGACGGTGCAGCGTCCGCGGCCGTCATACAGGAGAGCCACCCCCTTGCTGATCATCATTCTCCCCATGGGGGTCAAAAGCAGGTTGTCGAGGATGGTCTTGAGATTGAGCGAGGAGTTGAGAACCTGGCTCATCTCGAACAGCGCCTGTAGCTCCACCAGGCGCTCATCAAGCTGGCGGGCGATGCTGTCGACTCCCGGAGCCGCCTCTCTGTTCTTACTGGCGTCCACCCTTCACCTTTTTCTGCACCCCTGCCTTGCGCGGGCGAGGGGCATCGCGCTTGACGAAGTACTTCACCATCTTCACCTGGTTGCGCACCCCAGGTTTGATGTCATAGGCAACTTCGTCCATCAGCGTGCGCATCAGGTAGATACCCAAGCCACCGACGCGGAGCTCGGCCAAGTACTCCTTCATGTCCGGCATCTTGATTGACGCCGGGTCGAAACCCTTGCCGTGGTCGGTCACTATCACGGTGAGCTTGTCATAGTCGATCTTGACCACAATGTCGATCGGCTTGCGCGCATCGCGCT
It contains:
- a CDS encoding ATP-binding protein, producing the protein MVTTVQSAVKRYRLRMPSQTENLEIIRSFVGHIARRVGFDDEEATKIEMAVDEACSNVIKHAYERDARKPIDIVVKIDYDKLTVIVTDHGKGFDPASIKMPDMKEYLAELRVGGLGIYLMRTLMDEVAYDIKPGVRNQVKMVKYFVKRDAPRPRKAGVQKKVKGGRQ